Proteins from one Flammeovirgaceae bacterium genomic window:
- a CDS encoding phosphatase PAP2 family protein translates to MLQHLLELDKDLLLFFNGFHAAWLDPVMLLATKTIFWLPLYLFLTYLIFKTKKWNGIYYLLGVALCIALTDQVTSGFMKPFFARLRPSHEPSLEGLVHIVNNYRGGLYGFASGHAANTFGVAMLVYLLFRKHYAWMGLIFIWAALMSYTRIYLGVHYPGDILTGTLIGLLCGWIGFLFANKLVDRFGKAKPTSL, encoded by the coding sequence ATTTTGCAGCACCTACTCGAACTCGATAAAGACCTTTTACTGTTCTTCAACGGATTTCATGCCGCCTGGCTCGACCCCGTCATGTTATTGGCCACGAAGACCATATTCTGGCTGCCCCTTTACCTGTTTTTGACCTACCTTATTTTCAAAACCAAAAAATGGAACGGGATCTATTACCTGTTGGGCGTGGCCTTGTGCATTGCGCTCACCGACCAGGTGACCTCCGGTTTTATGAAACCTTTTTTCGCCCGGTTGCGCCCATCGCACGAACCGTCCCTGGAAGGCCTGGTGCACATCGTAAACAACTACCGGGGGGGCCTGTATGGCTTTGCCTCCGGGCATGCGGCCAATACCTTTGGCGTGGCCATGTTGGTGTACCTGCTTTTCAGGAAACACTATGCCTGGATGGGCTTGATTTTTATTTGGGCAGCCTTGATGAGCTATACCCGCATATACCTGGGCGTCCACTACCCCGGTGACATCCTGACGGGCACCCTCATCGGGCTGTTGTGCGGCTGGATAGGGTTTTTGTTTGCCAATAAATTGGTGGATAGGTTTGGCAAGGCCAAACCAACATCTTTATGA
- a CDS encoding SEC-C domain-containing protein: MEKIGRNDPCHCGSGKKYKNCHMDNEASNRGMNKAFVITGILVALLAIGIIGYFNNANNNTGTQNQGFTPSAPPEGEAPPGKVWSYEHGHWHNAF; this comes from the coding sequence ATGGAGAAAATAGGAAGGAACGACCCCTGTCATTGCGGAAGTGGAAAAAAGTACAAAAACTGCCACATGGACAATGAGGCATCCAACCGCGGCATGAACAAAGCCTTCGTCATCACGGGCATCCTGGTGGCCCTGCTGGCCATAGGGATAATCGGTTATTTCAACAATGCCAACAACAATACCGGGACCCAGAACCAGGGGTTTACCCCTTCCGCCCCTCCTGAGGGCGAAGCCCCTCCGGGCAAGGTATGGTCATACGAGCATGGCCATTGGCACAATGCTTTTTAG
- a CDS encoding polysaccharide deacetylase family protein: MTRLLAMAMLSFLACGCTSRSSGPPQPGKDEKGKPGPVYKEVVCFVYHRFGDSRFPSTNTSVEGFEAHLAWLARHQYQVLGLSEAIEYLHNDAPVKNTAVITIDDGYKSFYKNGLPLLIQYNFPATLFINTKTVGAGDYMDWQELRKASQQNIEIGNHTHTHDYFLNKIPEARYRDFENDTRTAQRLIEKALGLTPQVLAYPYGEFDHKMKTIVASLGFAGAAAQNSGVMNNTDDPYQIPRFPMSGHYANTFEEKASMHALKVIRKSPDENGVPPGTNRPLLRLTIDARGLLTDRLQCFSQSGDCEVRMVDNTTNRYSLTVQPTLGVAHRRRTLITLTAPDSAGNWHWFSHLWVNTLVK, from the coding sequence ATGACCCGCCTGCTTGCCATGGCCATGCTGTCCTTCCTGGCTTGCGGCTGCACCTCCCGCTCGTCCGGGCCGCCCCAGCCCGGCAAAGATGAAAAGGGAAAGCCCGGGCCTGTCTACAAGGAAGTGGTTTGTTTTGTTTACCACCGGTTTGGCGACAGCCGTTTTCCCAGCACCAATACCTCCGTGGAAGGGTTTGAAGCGCACCTGGCCTGGCTGGCCCGCCACCAATACCAGGTGCTGGGCCTTTCGGAGGCCATCGAATACCTGCACAATGACGCCCCTGTAAAAAATACGGCCGTCATCACCATTGACGATGGATATAAAAGTTTTTATAAAAACGGGTTGCCCCTTTTGATCCAATACAATTTTCCCGCCACGCTGTTCATCAACACCAAAACCGTGGGGGCAGGCGACTACATGGATTGGCAGGAGTTACGGAAAGCCAGCCAGCAAAATATAGAAATAGGCAACCATACCCACACACACGATTACTTCCTTAACAAAATACCTGAAGCGCGGTACAGGGATTTTGAAAATGACACCCGTACGGCACAGCGGTTGATAGAAAAGGCCCTGGGCCTTACGCCCCAGGTGTTGGCATACCCTTACGGGGAGTTTGACCATAAAATGAAAACCATTGTTGCGTCATTGGGGTTTGCAGGGGCTGCCGCCCAAAATTCAGGGGTCATGAACAACACCGATGACCCATACCAAATCCCCAGGTTCCCGATGTCGGGTCATTATGCCAACACCTTTGAGGAAAAAGCTTCCATGCACGCCTTGAAGGTCATAAGGAAATCCCCTGACGAAAACGGGGTGCCCCCTGGCACGAACAGGCCATTGCTAAGATTGACCATAGACGCGCGCGGGCTTCTCACCGACCGGCTTCAGTGCTTTTCGCAAAGCGGGGATTGTGAAGTCCGGATGGTGGACAATACCACCAACCGCTACAGCCTCACGGTGCAGCCCACCCTGGGCGTTGCCCATAGAAGAAGGACGCTCATCACCCTTACCGCGCCCGACAGTGCAGGAAATTGGCACTGGTTTAGCCATCTTTGGGTCAATACCCTCGTTAAATAA
- a CDS encoding M61 family metallopeptidase, whose product MKKAFYLALLVQGFAYGQSTNEYSISFDNAVHHEANVVLTFNDVKNDVLEVRMARSSPGRYALHEFSKNIYNVKAQDSQGKLLPISRPNPYQWNVAGHDGTVKFSYTLFGDRGDGTYSQIDETHAHLNMPSTFAFARGYDDRPVKVDFVVREDLKWKVATQLKPMGGNTYWAPNFQYLMDSPAEISNFMLRQFTEESNGKNHTIRVALHHPGSEATADKLLEGVEKIVKQQKATFGMLPDYDFGTYTFLVCYMPQASGDGMEHRNSTFVTGRGSLEGDGINRALGTISHEFFHCWNVERIRPASLEPFDFERANMSGELWFAEGFTSYYTGLFLCRAGLRTPAQYIEGLSNSINYVKNSPGRNYFNVIGMSQQAPFADAATSIDPTNMGNTFISYYSYGEVLGLALDLSLRNLKGTYTLDGFMESVWKKFGQPETPYTVADIKASLAAYAGPAFANDFFDKYIYSSGLPDYGKLLASVGVSYAKQYPGKAYLGADFNGTEGGVEISTYARIGGPAYNAGLEKGDVITSIDGKAVANQESLGTVMGQLAPGREVVVEYVRMGQSRTTKLLLEENPFVQTRLFEDSGAKPDAEMLKRRAGWLGAK is encoded by the coding sequence ATGAAAAAAGCCTTTTACCTGGCCTTGCTGGTCCAGGGGTTTGCCTATGGCCAATCCACCAATGAGTATTCCATTTCCTTTGACAATGCCGTGCACCACGAGGCGAATGTTGTGCTCACCTTCAACGATGTGAAAAACGATGTGCTGGAAGTGCGCATGGCCCGGTCTTCGCCTGGCCGGTATGCCCTGCACGAATTTTCCAAGAATATTTACAATGTAAAGGCACAGGACAGCCAGGGAAAGCTGTTGCCCATAAGCAGGCCCAACCCCTACCAGTGGAACGTGGCCGGCCATGACGGGACGGTAAAGTTTAGCTACACCCTTTTCGGGGACCGGGGCGATGGGACCTACAGCCAAATAGATGAAACACACGCCCACCTGAACATGCCTTCCACCTTTGCCTTTGCCAGGGGCTATGACGACCGCCCCGTTAAAGTGGATTTTGTGGTCAGGGAAGACCTGAAATGGAAAGTGGCCACCCAGCTCAAACCCATGGGGGGAAACACTTATTGGGCGCCTAATTTTCAATACCTGATGGACAGTCCTGCGGAGATAAGCAACTTTATGCTTAGGCAGTTTACGGAGGAATCCAACGGTAAAAACCACACCATCAGGGTGGCCCTTCACCATCCAGGAAGCGAGGCTACTGCCGACAAGCTCCTCGAGGGCGTTGAGAAAATTGTCAAGCAGCAAAAAGCCACCTTTGGCATGCTGCCGGACTATGACTTTGGGACCTATACGTTCCTCGTTTGCTATATGCCCCAGGCCAGTGGCGATGGGATGGAACACCGCAACTCCACATTTGTTACGGGCAGGGGTTCGTTGGAGGGGGATGGGATCAACAGGGCACTGGGCACCATCTCGCACGAGTTTTTCCATTGCTGGAACGTGGAGCGGATACGGCCGGCCTCCCTGGAGCCCTTTGATTTTGAACGCGCCAATATGTCCGGTGAACTGTGGTTTGCCGAAGGGTTCACCTCCTACTACACCGGCTTGTTCCTTTGCCGCGCTGGGCTCAGGACACCTGCCCAATATATTGAGGGGCTGAGCAACTCCATCAATTACGTCAAGAACAGTCCCGGGCGCAACTACTTCAACGTAATAGGGATGAGCCAACAGGCGCCCTTTGCCGATGCCGCCACCTCCATAGACCCTACCAATATGGGCAATACGTTTATAAGCTACTATTCCTATGGCGAGGTGTTGGGCCTCGCCCTCGACTTGTCGCTCAGGAACCTGAAGGGAACCTATACCCTGGATGGGTTTATGGAAAGTGTTTGGAAAAAATTTGGCCAGCCGGAAACCCCCTATACGGTCGCGGACATAAAAGCCTCGTTGGCCGCCTACGCAGGCCCCGCCTTTGCCAACGATTTTTTCGACAAATATATTTACAGCAGCGGGCTGCCCGATTATGGAAAGCTACTGGCGTCCGTGGGGGTGTCTTATGCCAAACAATATCCTGGAAAAGCTTACTTAGGGGCAGATTTTAACGGCACGGAGGGCGGTGTTGAAATCAGCACTTACGCACGGATAGGCGGGCCGGCTTATAATGCAGGCCTCGAAAAGGGTGATGTCATAACCTCAATAGATGGAAAGGCCGTTGCCAACCAGGAAAGCCTGGGCACCGTAATGGGCCAGTTGGCGCCAGGTAGGGAAGTGGTGGTGGAATATGTGCGGATGGGCCAGTCCAGGACCACCAAACTGCTGCTGGAAGAAAATCCTTTTGTCCAGACCCGGTTGTTTGAGGATTCAGGGGCAAAGCCGGATGCCGAAATGCTAAAGCGCAGGGCCGGGTGGCTGGGGGCCAAATAA
- a CDS encoding carboxypeptidase: protein MKSLFRTTLLCAAILVAPLALFSQAKPDTIPKGEVSTTNQTVRIDGKVINYKAMAGTLLLRNNDDEPIALHGFTAYIKEGVTDPKTRPISFVFNGGPGSSSIWLHMGVIGPKRAVVNDPGFTPTAPYTLEDNNASILDVSDIVMMDPIGTGLSHAVGKAENKDFWGVDQDIKMISQFIRQFVTEQDRWNSPKFLIGESYGTFRNAGVVNYLQENMGMSMNGVIMVSAVFDLRTLVFAQGDDISYVMNLPTYAAVAWYHNKVPNKPASLEAFVQQAREFAKGEYTTALMEGDGLTGEAREKIKERLSYFTGLGKDYLEKADLRVSEPEFTEELLRDEHKTVGRLDARYTGINQDPLSQYSAYDPQSAAISPAYTALFMDYFYNTLKVNKANTYYTSAYGRKGFNWDWKHAMNGGGFPTPPNTGPDMAQALSRNPYLKIMILNGYYDLATPFYGVEYSIDHLGLEKDIKKNIIMKYYEGGHMMYTHKPSLEKFKKETAGFIVQMSKH, encoded by the coding sequence ATGAAAAGTTTATTTAGAACCACACTGTTGTGCGCAGCCATTTTGGTTGCGCCCCTTGCCCTGTTTTCACAAGCCAAACCCGATACCATTCCGAAAGGGGAGGTCTCGACCACCAACCAAACGGTGCGCATAGATGGCAAAGTCATCAATTACAAAGCCATGGCGGGCACCCTGTTGCTCCGCAACAACGATGATGAACCGATTGCCCTGCATGGGTTTACCGCCTATATAAAGGAGGGCGTGACAGACCCCAAGACCAGGCCTATCAGCTTCGTTTTCAACGGGGGGCCAGGCTCTTCTTCCATCTGGTTGCACATGGGCGTGATTGGGCCCAAGCGGGCAGTGGTGAACGATCCTGGGTTTACGCCTACGGCCCCTTACACCCTGGAAGACAACAACGCCTCTATACTGGATGTGTCCGACATCGTGATGATGGACCCTATCGGCACAGGCTTAAGTCATGCTGTGGGCAAAGCGGAAAACAAGGACTTCTGGGGCGTGGACCAGGACATAAAAATGATCAGTCAGTTTATCCGGCAGTTTGTTACAGAGCAAGACCGTTGGAACTCGCCAAAATTCCTGATAGGGGAAAGCTACGGCACCTTCCGGAATGCCGGGGTGGTCAACTACCTGCAGGAAAACATGGGCATGTCCATGAATGGTGTGATCATGGTTTCCGCTGTATTTGACTTGCGCACCCTGGTTTTTGCCCAAGGAGACGATATTTCCTATGTCATGAACCTGCCCACTTATGCGGCCGTGGCCTGGTACCACAACAAGGTACCCAACAAGCCTGCCAGCCTGGAAGCTTTTGTCCAGCAGGCCAGGGAGTTTGCCAAAGGGGAGTACACCACCGCCCTGATGGAAGGGGATGGGTTGACAGGGGAGGCGCGTGAAAAGATCAAAGAGCGGTTGTCGTATTTTACCGGATTGGGCAAGGATTACCTGGAAAAAGCCGACTTGCGCGTAAGCGAGCCGGAGTTTACCGAGGAGTTGCTTCGTGACGAGCACAAAACGGTGGGCCGCTTGGATGCGCGGTACACTGGCATCAACCAGGACCCCCTCAGCCAATATTCCGCTTATGACCCTCAAAGTGCGGCCATCAGCCCAGCATACACGGCTTTGTTTATGGATTATTTCTATAATACCTTAAAGGTGAACAAGGCCAATACCTACTACACCTCCGCTTATGGCCGGAAGGGCTTCAACTGGGATTGGAAACACGCCATGAATGGCGGGGGTTTTCCCACCCCTCCCAATACAGGTCCTGATATGGCGCAGGCCTTGTCGCGCAACCCCTATCTAAAAATCATGATCCTAAACGGGTACTATGATTTGGCCACTCCTTTTTACGGGGTAGAGTATTCCATTGACCACCTCGGGCTGGAGAAGGACATTAAAAAGAACATCATTATGAAGTACTACGAAGGCGGGCATATGATGTACACCCACAAACCTTCTTTGGAAAAATTCAAAAAGGAAACCGCAGGGTTTATCGTTCAAATGAGCAAGCACTAA
- a CDS encoding amidinotransferase has translation MVFSQVPHTILMVRPASFGYNPETAASNAFQVKSADEGIVQGKALEEFDRAVDTLIAHGVCVRVIEDTPQPVTTDAIFPNNWITLHEDGRIILYPMMAPSRRLERRQDLVRQLSEEYKVTEVVDLSGAEQEGKFLEGTGSIVFDHPHKIAYACRSERTNEGLFVSLCRRLGYKPIVFHAVDESGRAIYHTNVMMWVGESVAGVCLDAIHSDADQELVLGQLALTGKKVIALGYGQMNSFAGNMFEVRNADNERFLLMSGTAYHSLLPGQLQEIGKHLVPLPLDIPTIEGSGGGSIRCMVAGIHLPVK, from the coding sequence ATGGTTTTTTCTCAAGTTCCCCACACTATATTAATGGTGCGCCCCGCTTCTTTTGGGTACAATCCGGAAACCGCGGCCTCCAATGCGTTTCAGGTGAAAAGTGCCGATGAAGGCATTGTCCAGGGCAAGGCGCTGGAGGAGTTTGACAGGGCGGTGGATACCCTTATCGCCCATGGTGTTTGCGTGAGGGTAATTGAAGACACCCCGCAGCCGGTCACCACGGATGCCATTTTTCCCAATAACTGGATCACCTTGCACGAGGACGGAAGGATCATCCTTTACCCGATGATGGCCCCCAGCCGCAGGTTGGAGAGGCGCCAGGACCTGGTGCGCCAGTTGTCCGAAGAATACAAAGTCACGGAAGTGGTGGACTTGAGCGGGGCAGAACAGGAAGGGAAATTTTTGGAGGGCACCGGAAGCATCGTTTTTGACCACCCTCATAAAATAGCTTATGCCTGCCGGTCCGAAAGGACAAACGAAGGGCTGTTTGTTTCGCTGTGCAGGCGACTGGGCTATAAGCCCATTGTGTTCCATGCCGTTGACGAATCCGGAAGGGCAATCTACCACACCAACGTGATGATGTGGGTGGGGGAGTCGGTGGCGGGGGTTTGCCTGGATGCCATACACAGTGACGCTGACCAGGAACTGGTGTTGGGGCAACTGGCCCTTACGGGGAAAAAGGTGATTGCCCTGGGCTACGGGCAAATGAATTCTTTTGCCGGCAATATGTTTGAAGTACGCAATGCGGACAATGAACGGTTTTTATTGATGTCGGGCACTGCCTACCACTCGCTGTTGCCCGGCCAGCTACAGGAAATAGGAAAGCACCTGGTGCCATTGCCCCTGGATATTCCCACCATTGAGGGGAGTGGGGGAGGCTCCATACGTTGTATGGTGGCCGGGATACACCTTCCGGTTAAATAA
- a CDS encoding glutaminyl-peptide cyclotransferase, whose amino-acid sequence MPPTTIRYFSLCLLVSLACCTSPSKKETIEGPALIPFKVRNTFPHDKQAFTEGLEIHNGQLYESTGQENSWIGRVNINTGISDKMVVLDKKYFGEGITIINNKVYQLTWKSKVCFVYDLQTFRKVNEFHYGTEGWGMAHDSTRLIMSDGTSTLYFRDTLTFGIKKKLQVKYQGKPVNNLNELEYMDGFIYANVWRTNWIARIDPTNGEVAGFMDLSPLVRQTQLLSPQADVLNGMAWHEGTRSLLVTGKYWPYIYVLKMEGPGPLK is encoded by the coding sequence ATGCCACCCACCACCATCCGTTATTTTTCGCTGTGCCTTCTCGTTTCTTTGGCCTGCTGCACGTCCCCATCCAAAAAGGAAACCATCGAAGGACCAGCGTTGATCCCTTTTAAGGTACGCAATACTTTTCCCCATGACAAACAAGCCTTTACCGAAGGGCTGGAAATACACAACGGTCAACTTTACGAAAGCACCGGACAAGAAAACTCCTGGATAGGAAGGGTGAACATCAATACAGGGATATCCGACAAAATGGTGGTCCTCGATAAAAAATACTTTGGCGAAGGCATTACCATTATCAACAATAAGGTGTACCAGTTGACATGGAAAAGCAAGGTGTGCTTTGTGTATGACCTCCAAACCTTTAGGAAGGTAAATGAATTCCACTATGGAACGGAGGGATGGGGCATGGCACACGACAGTACAAGGTTGATCATGAGTGATGGCACCAGTACCTTGTATTTCAGGGACACCCTCACCTTCGGGATAAAGAAAAAGCTTCAGGTAAAGTACCAGGGCAAGCCCGTCAACAACCTGAACGAACTGGAATACATGGATGGGTTTATTTATGCCAATGTGTGGCGCACCAATTGGATCGCCAGGATTGATCCTACCAATGGCGAGGTGGCCGGGTTCATGGACCTCTCCCCGCTTGTAAGGCAAACGCAATTGCTCAGCCCCCAGGCTGACGTATTGAATGGAATGGCCTGGCACGAGGGCACCCGGTCATTGCTGGTCACCGGAAAATACTGGCCATACATCTATGTGTTGAAAATGGAAGGGCCCGGCCCATTGAAATAG
- a CDS encoding glucosaminidase domain-containing protein gives MRPPIKSIFFRLLPCVVLASCATKDPVLQITTIKVDSLAQIRLVADSLVKPIVYTQVRGLENQPVQKAKHLFISIVLPSILISKHHLETERKKVHRLKGKKKWSREDSAYYHRLKLQFKASDMENLLMRMVTVPNSIVLAQAAVESGWGQSRFFVEGNNVFGMWSYRKDEARLPARSKREGGTVHVRAYDDISKSIADYFKTLGSARAYRGLRNALQETHDPFSLLPYLKYYSERRTEYTEQLRKIIMINDLTKYDNYILDPQYLVAP, from the coding sequence ATGCGGCCCCCAATCAAAAGTATTTTTTTCAGGTTGCTGCCGTGCGTGGTGCTGGCAAGCTGCGCAACAAAGGACCCGGTGCTCCAAATTACCACCATCAAAGTGGACTCACTTGCCCAAATACGGCTGGTGGCCGATTCCCTGGTAAAACCAATCGTATATACCCAGGTAAGGGGCCTTGAAAACCAGCCCGTGCAAAAGGCCAAACACCTTTTTATCAGCATTGTCCTCCCTTCCATCCTTATTTCCAAACACCACCTGGAAACGGAACGAAAGAAAGTCCACCGGCTGAAAGGCAAGAAAAAATGGAGCAGGGAAGACAGCGCCTATTACCACCGGCTCAAACTCCAGTTTAAGGCCAGTGATATGGAAAACCTGCTGATGCGGATGGTTACCGTTCCCAATAGCATCGTGCTCGCCCAGGCTGCCGTGGAAAGTGGCTGGGGGCAATCCAGGTTTTTTGTGGAGGGCAACAACGTGTTTGGCATGTGGTCGTACAGGAAGGACGAGGCCAGGCTGCCCGCCCGTTCCAAAAGGGAGGGCGGGACCGTGCACGTGAGGGCCTATGACGACATATCGAAATCCATTGCGGACTACTTTAAAACGTTGGGGTCGGCACGGGCTTACCGGGGGTTGCGTAATGCCCTACAGGAAACCCACGACCCGTTTTCCCTGCTCCCCTACCTCAAGTACTACAGCGAAAGGAGGACCGAGTACACGGAACAACTAAGGAAAATCATAATGATCAACGACCTGACAAAATACGACAACTACATCCTGGACCCCCAATACCTCGTGGCGCCATGA
- a CDS encoding riboflavin synthase yields MFTGIIETIGTVEETRKEGENIHFGIASSLAPELKVDQSVSHNGVCLTVTKIAGDKYWVTAIKETLDKSNLQYLQPGSQVNLERCMLNNGRFDGHIVQGHVDQTGICKSIKEEGGSWVVHFEYDPAQGNITVEKGSVAVNGVSLTCFNSKENGFGVAIIPYTYEHTNFHQLKVGDIVNLEFDIIGKYVGKLFKLASQPK; encoded by the coding sequence ATGTTCACAGGGATAATTGAAACCATTGGCACAGTAGAAGAAACCCGGAAAGAGGGGGAAAACATTCACTTCGGCATCGCCAGCAGCCTGGCCCCCGAATTGAAGGTGGACCAAAGCGTTTCACACAATGGGGTTTGCCTTACGGTGACAAAAATAGCAGGGGACAAATATTGGGTCACGGCCATAAAGGAGACGTTGGACAAGTCCAACCTCCAATACCTGCAACCTGGCAGCCAAGTGAACCTCGAGCGCTGCATGCTCAACAATGGCCGTTTCGATGGCCATATCGTCCAGGGCCATGTGGACCAGACGGGTATTTGCAAGTCCATAAAAGAAGAAGGCGGGAGTTGGGTGGTACACTTTGAATACGATCCGGCACAGGGAAACATTACCGTGGAGAAGGGATCGGTAGCCGTTAATGGCGTGAGCCTCACCTGTTTCAATTCAAAAGAAAATGGGTTTGGCGTGGCCATTATCCCCTACACCTATGAGCACACCAACTTCCACCAGTTGAAAGTGGGGGATATCGTGAACCTGGAGTTTGATATCATCGGGAAGTATGTGGGCAAATTATTTAAATTGGCTTCCCAACCAAAATGA
- a CDS encoding NAD(P)/FAD-dependent oxidoreductase, with protein MKGYDLIIIGAGPSGYAASMRALDFRKKVLMVERGIVGGAGVTNGALSSKTWWELSREALAFRKNLKRFNMEAPPANYKEIRAEVQQAVGERKSMLELHMEQLKNSNYAGLLEFKNGDAKLVSQTEVEIANGVSRETVHGDYIILATGSRPRYLPELPIDEKTVMTSDGIEQMEDFPESMVIVGAGVIGCEFATIFSGFGKTKVHLIDKGDRILPFEDEDVVNIIERNMEKSGVVIHRNSRLVRMEVKKGRVEYELEYNNGGKEVFNVEKALVSVGRVPNYEGLWDDNVNININKRGVEDNDTQTNVFNIYAVGDLTADISLVNVGELEGRYAVEKIFGKPKRKLVYENISNIMFLSPEVAGVGLNETQAREKNLDYKVVTLDYSCIPRAIAKRNTQGFIKLLVTNDEDMKILGMKVVGNHASSAIQAVAVLISMNKGIEELAECVHPHPSITEGIQECVRMLMGKSMFKPTALRNKLTCRTCVNYQYEDIVFN; from the coding sequence ATGAAAGGATATGACCTCATTATCATAGGCGCAGGCCCATCCGGTTATGCGGCTTCCATGCGCGCGCTGGATTTCAGGAAAAAGGTGTTAATGGTGGAAAGGGGCATCGTGGGCGGTGCAGGCGTTACCAATGGTGCCTTGTCCTCCAAAACGTGGTGGGAGCTTTCGCGTGAGGCGTTGGCGTTTAGGAAGAATTTGAAGCGGTTCAACATGGAGGCGCCCCCGGCCAATTACAAAGAAATCCGCGCGGAAGTGCAGCAGGCCGTTGGGGAGCGCAAGTCTATGCTGGAGTTGCACATGGAGCAACTTAAAAATTCGAACTATGCCGGCCTTCTTGAGTTTAAAAATGGGGATGCCAAACTCGTCAGTCAAACGGAGGTGGAGATCGCGAATGGTGTTTCCAGGGAAACCGTGCATGGCGACTACATTATTTTGGCCACCGGCAGCAGGCCCCGGTACCTTCCCGAGCTACCGATAGACGAAAAAACAGTGATGACCAGCGATGGCATTGAGCAAATGGAGGATTTCCCCGAGAGCATGGTGATCGTAGGGGCCGGGGTGATTGGTTGTGAGTTTGCCACCATATTTTCGGGTTTTGGAAAAACCAAAGTACACCTCATCGACAAAGGGGACCGTATCCTTCCCTTTGAAGACGAAGATGTGGTGAACATCATAGAACGCAATATGGAAAAAAGCGGTGTGGTGATCCACCGCAATTCCAGGCTCGTTCGGATGGAGGTGAAGAAGGGCAGGGTAGAGTATGAACTGGAGTACAACAATGGTGGCAAGGAGGTTTTCAATGTGGAAAAGGCGTTGGTCTCCGTGGGAAGGGTGCCCAACTACGAGGGGCTGTGGGACGACAATGTCAACATCAATATCAATAAGAGGGGGGTTGAAGACAACGACACGCAGACCAACGTCTTCAATATTTATGCCGTGGGCGACCTCACCGCTGATATTTCGCTCGTGAACGTGGGAGAGCTCGAAGGACGCTATGCCGTGGAAAAAATATTTGGAAAGCCAAAACGGAAGCTGGTGTACGAAAACATCAGCAACATCATGTTTTTGAGCCCTGAGGTGGCCGGGGTGGGGCTTAACGAAACACAGGCCCGTGAAAAAAACCTCGATTACAAAGTAGTGACCCTCGACTACAGTTGCATCCCACGCGCCATTGCCAAAAGGAACACCCAGGGGTTTATCAAGCTGCTGGTGACCAATGACGAGGATATGAAAATCCTGGGGATGAAGGTGGTGGGCAACCATGCTTCCAGCGCCATTCAGGCCGTGGCAGTGTTGATTTCCATGAACAAAGGGATAGAGGAGTTGGCCGAATGTGTGCACCCGCACCCTTCCATTACCGAAGGCATCCAGGAATGTGTGCGCATGTTGATGGGAAAATCCATGTTTAAGCCTACCGCATTGCGCAACAAGCTTACCTGCCGTACTTGTGTCAATTACCAATACGAGGATATTGTTTTTAATTGA